The following are from one region of the Populus trichocarpa isolate Nisqually-1 chromosome 8, P.trichocarpa_v4.1, whole genome shotgun sequence genome:
- the LOC18101838 gene encoding sucrose nonfermenting 4-like protein isoform X5, giving the protein MESVREAGGGVTGTVLMRFVWTHGGRNVFLSGSFNRWGELIPMSPVEGCPNVFQAIYDITPGNHQYKFCVDGEWRHDELQPHSTTEYGIVNIVQFNMEANYNPEMIPGSSMELDNEAFTRLVSVSDGTLTGGVPSISEADLQVSRHRISVFLTTHTAYELLPQSGKVVALDVDLPVKQAFHILFEQGISMAPLWDFSRGQFVGVLSALDFILILRELGNNGSNLTEEELDTHSISAWKEGKAYLERQIDGHVWPLPRHLIHAGPYDNLKEVALRILQYKVATVPVIHSSSEDSSFPQLLHLASLSGILKCICRYFRHCSSTLPILQLPIGAIPVGSWVPSIGEPSGCPLVMLRPSASLSSALNLLIQGVRRLVIVEAGSKRVEGIVTLSDIFKFLLG; this is encoded by the exons ATGGAATCTGTGAGAGAAGCTGGTGGTGGAGTTACTGGTACAGTGTTAATGAGGTTTGTCTGGACTCATGGAGGTCGAAATGTATTTCTCAGTGGTTCTTTTAATAG ATGGGGTGAACTTATACCTATGTCGCCAGTTGAAGGTTGCCCTAACGTATTTCAGGCGATTTATGATATTACACCTGGTAATCATCAG TACAAGTTTTGTGTTGATGGAGAATGGCGACATGATGAACTCCAGCCTCACTCAACAACCGAATATGGGATAGTAAATATTGTCCAGTTTAACATGGAAGCCAATTATAATCCAGAGATGATTCCAGGATCTAGTATGGAATTGGATAACGAGGCCTTTACCCGTTTG GTCAGCGTATCAGATGGCACATTGACTGGTGGAGTGCCAAGCATATCAGAGGCTGACTTACAGGTCTCTCGTCACCGGATTTCTGTATTTCTTACTACACACACTGCATATGAGTTACTTCCCCAGTCAGGCAAG GTAGTTGCCTTGGATGTTGATTTACCAGTAAAGCAAGCCTTTCACATTTTGTTTGAACAG GGAATCTCTATGGCTCCTCTTTGGGACTTCTCTAGGGGCCAGTTCGTTGGAGTGCTTAGTGCCTTGGACTTCATATTGATATTGAGAGAG CTCGGAAATAATGGGTCAAATTTGACAGAGGAAGAACTTGATACACACTCCATATCTGCTTGGAAAGAGGGGAAAGCATATCTGGAAAGACAAATAGATGGACATGTGTGGCCTCTACCTAGACATCTCATACAT GCTGGGCCATATGACAACTTGAAAGAGGTTGCTTTGAGAATATTGCAGTATAAGGTGGCTACAGTTCCTGTTATCCACTCATCATCAGAAGACAGTTCATTTCCTCAGCTGCTGCATCTTGCCTCGCTTTCTGGAATACTGAAAT GTATTTGCAGGTACTTTAGACATTGTTCTAGCACCTTGCCTATACTCCAACTACCAATTGGTGCAATACCAGTGGGTTCATGGGTTCCGAGTATTGGAGAGCCTAGTGGGTGCCCCTTGGTGATGTTGAGACCAAGTGCTTCTCTTAGTTCAGCTTTAAACTTGTTAATTCAAG GTGTCAGGCGACTTGTCATTGTAGAGGCTGGCAGTAAACGTGTGGAAGGCATTGTTACATTGAGTGACATTTTCAAATTTCTACTTGGCTAG
- the LOC18101838 gene encoding sucrose nonfermenting 4-like protein isoform X4 — MESVREAGGGVTGTVLMRFVWTHGGRNVFLSGSFNRWGELIPMSPVEGCPNVFQAIYDITPGNHQYKFCVDGEWRHDELQPHSTTEYGIVNIVQFNMEANYNPEMIPGSSMELDNEAFTRLVSVSDGTLTGGVPSISEADLQVSRHRISVFLTTHTAYELLPQSGKVVALDVDLPVKQAFHILFEQGISMAPLWDFSRGQFVGVLSALDFILILRELGNNGSNLTEEELDTHSISAWKEGKAYLERQIDGHVWPLPRHLIHAGPYDNLKEVALRILQYKVATVPVIHSSSEDSSFPQLLHLASLSGILKCICRYFRHCSSTLPILQLPIGAIPVGSWVPSIGEPSGCPLVMLRPSASLSSALNLLIQAQVSSIPIVDENDSLVDIYCRSDITALAKDKIYTHINLNEMTINQVSGDLSL, encoded by the exons ATGGAATCTGTGAGAGAAGCTGGTGGTGGAGTTACTGGTACAGTGTTAATGAGGTTTGTCTGGACTCATGGAGGTCGAAATGTATTTCTCAGTGGTTCTTTTAATAG ATGGGGTGAACTTATACCTATGTCGCCAGTTGAAGGTTGCCCTAACGTATTTCAGGCGATTTATGATATTACACCTGGTAATCATCAG TACAAGTTTTGTGTTGATGGAGAATGGCGACATGATGAACTCCAGCCTCACTCAACAACCGAATATGGGATAGTAAATATTGTCCAGTTTAACATGGAAGCCAATTATAATCCAGAGATGATTCCAGGATCTAGTATGGAATTGGATAACGAGGCCTTTACCCGTTTG GTCAGCGTATCAGATGGCACATTGACTGGTGGAGTGCCAAGCATATCAGAGGCTGACTTACAGGTCTCTCGTCACCGGATTTCTGTATTTCTTACTACACACACTGCATATGAGTTACTTCCCCAGTCAGGCAAG GTAGTTGCCTTGGATGTTGATTTACCAGTAAAGCAAGCCTTTCACATTTTGTTTGAACAG GGAATCTCTATGGCTCCTCTTTGGGACTTCTCTAGGGGCCAGTTCGTTGGAGTGCTTAGTGCCTTGGACTTCATATTGATATTGAGAGAG CTCGGAAATAATGGGTCAAATTTGACAGAGGAAGAACTTGATACACACTCCATATCTGCTTGGAAAGAGGGGAAAGCATATCTGGAAAGACAAATAGATGGACATGTGTGGCCTCTACCTAGACATCTCATACAT GCTGGGCCATATGACAACTTGAAAGAGGTTGCTTTGAGAATATTGCAGTATAAGGTGGCTACAGTTCCTGTTATCCACTCATCATCAGAAGACAGTTCATTTCCTCAGCTGCTGCATCTTGCCTCGCTTTCTGGAATACTGAAAT GTATTTGCAGGTACTTTAGACATTGTTCTAGCACCTTGCCTATACTCCAACTACCAATTGGTGCAATACCAGTGGGTTCATGGGTTCCGAGTATTGGAGAGCCTAGTGGGTGCCCCTTGGTGATGTTGAGACCAAGTGCTTCTCTTAGTTCAGCTTTAAACTTGTTAATTCAAG CTCAAGTAAGTTCAATACCAATAGTAGATGAGAATGACTCGTTAGTAGACATATATTGTCGGAG TGACATAACAGCTTTGGCGAAGGACAAAATTTATACTCATATTAATCTTAATGAAATGACTATAAATCAG GTGTCAGGCGACTTGTCATTGTAG
- the LOC18101839 gene encoding uncharacterized protein LOC18101839 isoform X2 produces MMEGLSEDERKALRGSKFAPLPPPSFRSQQPRLAHPGGPLRTNKAAALAKFLERKLQDPNGLASIDPDILELAVKNVKDTVLTSGTSKSGTIIHHVTDFGNSEESFEEDRVEKSSPKKRKGKNKKRGKKNKKQKIVDDSECANLKKRKKKLKL; encoded by the exons aTGATGGAAGGATTGAGTGAAGACGAAAGAAAGGCACTAAGAGGAAGCAAATTCGCACCTCTCCCTCCTCCTTCCTTTCGTTCCCAACAACCCag GTTAGCGCATCCTGGCGGACCATTAAGGACTAATAAAGCTGCAGCCTTGGCTaaatttcttgaaagaaaacttCAAGACCCAAATGGGTTGGCTTCCATTGATCCTGATATCCTTGAGTTGGCTGTCAAGAATGTCAAAGACACTGTCTTGACta GTGGCACTTCAAAGTCTGGAACAATTATTCATCATGTGACTGACTTTGGCAACTCTGAG GAGTCTTTTGAAGAAGACAGAGTAGAAAAATCTTCACCAAAGAAACGAAAgggaaagaacaagaaaagggggaagaagaacaaaaaacagaAG ATAGTAGATGATAGTGAATGTGCAAATTTGAAAAAGCGCAAAAAGAAGTTGAAATTGTGA
- the LOC18101838 gene encoding sucrose nonfermenting 4-like protein isoform X3 translates to MESVREAGGGVTGTVLMRFVWTHGGRNVFLSGSFNRWGELIPMSPVEGCPNVFQAIYDITPGNHQVSVSDGTLTGGVPSISEADLQVSRHRISVFLTTHTAYELLPQSGKVVALDVDLPVKQAFHILFEQGISMAPLWDFSRGQFVGVLSALDFILILRELGNNGSNLTEEELDTHSISAWKEGKAYLERQIDGHVWPLPRHLIHAGPYDNLKEVALRILQYKVATVPVIHSSSEDSSFPQLLHLASLSGILKCICRYFRHCSSTLPILQLPIGAIPVGSWVPSIGEPSGCPLVMLRPSASLSSALNLLIQAQVSSIPIVDENDSLVDIYCRSDITALAKDKIYTHINLNEMTINQALQLGQDAYSSHELRSQRCQMCLRSDTLHKVMERLANPGVRRLVIVEAGSKRVEGIVTLSDIFKFLLG, encoded by the exons ATGGAATCTGTGAGAGAAGCTGGTGGTGGAGTTACTGGTACAGTGTTAATGAGGTTTGTCTGGACTCATGGAGGTCGAAATGTATTTCTCAGTGGTTCTTTTAATAG ATGGGGTGAACTTATACCTATGTCGCCAGTTGAAGGTTGCCCTAACGTATTTCAGGCGATTTATGATATTACACCTGGTAATCATCAG GTCAGCGTATCAGATGGCACATTGACTGGTGGAGTGCCAAGCATATCAGAGGCTGACTTACAGGTCTCTCGTCACCGGATTTCTGTATTTCTTACTACACACACTGCATATGAGTTACTTCCCCAGTCAGGCAAG GTAGTTGCCTTGGATGTTGATTTACCAGTAAAGCAAGCCTTTCACATTTTGTTTGAACAG GGAATCTCTATGGCTCCTCTTTGGGACTTCTCTAGGGGCCAGTTCGTTGGAGTGCTTAGTGCCTTGGACTTCATATTGATATTGAGAGAG CTCGGAAATAATGGGTCAAATTTGACAGAGGAAGAACTTGATACACACTCCATATCTGCTTGGAAAGAGGGGAAAGCATATCTGGAAAGACAAATAGATGGACATGTGTGGCCTCTACCTAGACATCTCATACAT GCTGGGCCATATGACAACTTGAAAGAGGTTGCTTTGAGAATATTGCAGTATAAGGTGGCTACAGTTCCTGTTATCCACTCATCATCAGAAGACAGTTCATTTCCTCAGCTGCTGCATCTTGCCTCGCTTTCTGGAATACTGAAAT GTATTTGCAGGTACTTTAGACATTGTTCTAGCACCTTGCCTATACTCCAACTACCAATTGGTGCAATACCAGTGGGTTCATGGGTTCCGAGTATTGGAGAGCCTAGTGGGTGCCCCTTGGTGATGTTGAGACCAAGTGCTTCTCTTAGTTCAGCTTTAAACTTGTTAATTCAAG CTCAAGTAAGTTCAATACCAATAGTAGATGAGAATGACTCGTTAGTAGACATATATTGTCGGAG TGACATAACAGCTTTGGCGAAGGACAAAATTTATACTCATATTAATCTTAATGAAATGACTATAAATCAG GCTTTGCAACTGGGGCAAGATGCCTATTCTTCTCATGAGCTGAGAAGTCAAAGATGTCAGATGTGTTTGCGATCTGATACATTGCATAAAGTGATGGAGCGATTGGCAAACCCGG GTGTCAGGCGACTTGTCATTGTAGAGGCTGGCAGTAAACGTGTGGAAGGCATTGTTACATTGAGTGACATTTTCAAATTTCTACTTGGCTAG
- the LOC18101839 gene encoding uncharacterized protein LOC18101839 isoform X1 has protein sequence MMEGLSEDERKALRGSKFAPLPPPSFRSQQPRLAHPGGPLRTNKAAALAKFLERKLQDPNGLASIDPDILELAVKNVKDTVLTSGTSKSGTIIHHVTDFGNSEESFEEDRVEKSSPKKRKGKNKKRGKKNKKQKDKLQISLNVQSKGLLLLFLISNSRGKICYQFSQSNTKEDGVTAAAHAFPNNHVFTTHL, from the exons aTGATGGAAGGATTGAGTGAAGACGAAAGAAAGGCACTAAGAGGAAGCAAATTCGCACCTCTCCCTCCTCCTTCCTTTCGTTCCCAACAACCCag GTTAGCGCATCCTGGCGGACCATTAAGGACTAATAAAGCTGCAGCCTTGGCTaaatttcttgaaagaaaacttCAAGACCCAAATGGGTTGGCTTCCATTGATCCTGATATCCTTGAGTTGGCTGTCAAGAATGTCAAAGACACTGTCTTGACta GTGGCACTTCAAAGTCTGGAACAATTATTCATCATGTGACTGACTTTGGCAACTCTGAG GAGTCTTTTGAAGAAGACAGAGTAGAAAAATCTTCACCAAAGAAACGAAAgggaaagaacaagaaaagggggaagaagaacaaaaaacagaAG GATAAGTTGCAGATCTCCCTGAATGTGCAAAGCAAGGGCTTGTTGCTACTATTTCTCATCAGCAACAGTAGAGGAAAGATCTGTTACCAATTTTCGCAGTCAA ATACTAAGGAAGATGGTGTAACCGCAGCTGCACACGCATTCCCAAACAATCACGTTTTCACCACTCACCTTTAA
- the LOC18101838 gene encoding sucrose nonfermenting 4-like protein isoform X2 — MESVREAGGGVTGTVLMRFVWTHGGRNVFLSGSFNRWGELIPMSPVEGCPNVFQAIYDITPGNHQYKFCVDGEWRHDELQPHSTTEYGIVNIVQFNMEANYNPEMIPGSSMELDNEAFTRLVSVSDGTLTGGVPSISEADLQVSRHRISVFLTTHTAYELLPQSGKVVALDVDLPVKQAFHILFEQLGNNGSNLTEEELDTHSISAWKEGKAYLERQIDGHVWPLPRHLIHAGPYDNLKEVALRILQYKVATVPVIHSSSEDSSFPQLLHLASLSGILKCICRYFRHCSSTLPILQLPIGAIPVGSWVPSIGEPSGCPLVMLRPSASLSSALNLLIQAQVSSIPIVDENDSLVDIYCRSDITALAKDKIYTHINLNEMTINQALQLGQDAYSSHELRSQRCQMCLRSDTLHKVMERLANPGVRRLVIVEAGSKRVEGIVTLSDIFKFLLG, encoded by the exons ATGGAATCTGTGAGAGAAGCTGGTGGTGGAGTTACTGGTACAGTGTTAATGAGGTTTGTCTGGACTCATGGAGGTCGAAATGTATTTCTCAGTGGTTCTTTTAATAG ATGGGGTGAACTTATACCTATGTCGCCAGTTGAAGGTTGCCCTAACGTATTTCAGGCGATTTATGATATTACACCTGGTAATCATCAG TACAAGTTTTGTGTTGATGGAGAATGGCGACATGATGAACTCCAGCCTCACTCAACAACCGAATATGGGATAGTAAATATTGTCCAGTTTAACATGGAAGCCAATTATAATCCAGAGATGATTCCAGGATCTAGTATGGAATTGGATAACGAGGCCTTTACCCGTTTG GTCAGCGTATCAGATGGCACATTGACTGGTGGAGTGCCAAGCATATCAGAGGCTGACTTACAGGTCTCTCGTCACCGGATTTCTGTATTTCTTACTACACACACTGCATATGAGTTACTTCCCCAGTCAGGCAAG GTAGTTGCCTTGGATGTTGATTTACCAGTAAAGCAAGCCTTTCACATTTTGTTTGAACAG CTCGGAAATAATGGGTCAAATTTGACAGAGGAAGAACTTGATACACACTCCATATCTGCTTGGAAAGAGGGGAAAGCATATCTGGAAAGACAAATAGATGGACATGTGTGGCCTCTACCTAGACATCTCATACAT GCTGGGCCATATGACAACTTGAAAGAGGTTGCTTTGAGAATATTGCAGTATAAGGTGGCTACAGTTCCTGTTATCCACTCATCATCAGAAGACAGTTCATTTCCTCAGCTGCTGCATCTTGCCTCGCTTTCTGGAATACTGAAAT GTATTTGCAGGTACTTTAGACATTGTTCTAGCACCTTGCCTATACTCCAACTACCAATTGGTGCAATACCAGTGGGTTCATGGGTTCCGAGTATTGGAGAGCCTAGTGGGTGCCCCTTGGTGATGTTGAGACCAAGTGCTTCTCTTAGTTCAGCTTTAAACTTGTTAATTCAAG CTCAAGTAAGTTCAATACCAATAGTAGATGAGAATGACTCGTTAGTAGACATATATTGTCGGAG TGACATAACAGCTTTGGCGAAGGACAAAATTTATACTCATATTAATCTTAATGAAATGACTATAAATCAG GCTTTGCAACTGGGGCAAGATGCCTATTCTTCTCATGAGCTGAGAAGTCAAAGATGTCAGATGTGTTTGCGATCTGATACATTGCATAAAGTGATGGAGCGATTGGCAAACCCGG GTGTCAGGCGACTTGTCATTGTAGAGGCTGGCAGTAAACGTGTGGAAGGCATTGTTACATTGAGTGACATTTTCAAATTTCTACTTGGCTAG
- the LOC18101838 gene encoding sucrose nonfermenting 4-like protein isoform X1 — translation MESVREAGGGVTGTVLMRFVWTHGGRNVFLSGSFNRWGELIPMSPVEGCPNVFQAIYDITPGNHQYKFCVDGEWRHDELQPHSTTEYGIVNIVQFNMEANYNPEMIPGSSMELDNEAFTRLVSVSDGTLTGGVPSISEADLQVSRHRISVFLTTHTAYELLPQSGKVVALDVDLPVKQAFHILFEQGISMAPLWDFSRGQFVGVLSALDFILILRELGNNGSNLTEEELDTHSISAWKEGKAYLERQIDGHVWPLPRHLIHAGPYDNLKEVALRILQYKVATVPVIHSSSEDSSFPQLLHLASLSGILKCICRYFRHCSSTLPILQLPIGAIPVGSWVPSIGEPSGCPLVMLRPSASLSSALNLLIQAQVSSIPIVDENDSLVDIYCRSDITALAKDKIYTHINLNEMTINQALQLGQDAYSSHELRSQRCQMCLRSDTLHKVMERLANPGVRRLVIVEAGSKRVEGIVTLSDIFKFLLG, via the exons ATGGAATCTGTGAGAGAAGCTGGTGGTGGAGTTACTGGTACAGTGTTAATGAGGTTTGTCTGGACTCATGGAGGTCGAAATGTATTTCTCAGTGGTTCTTTTAATAG ATGGGGTGAACTTATACCTATGTCGCCAGTTGAAGGTTGCCCTAACGTATTTCAGGCGATTTATGATATTACACCTGGTAATCATCAG TACAAGTTTTGTGTTGATGGAGAATGGCGACATGATGAACTCCAGCCTCACTCAACAACCGAATATGGGATAGTAAATATTGTCCAGTTTAACATGGAAGCCAATTATAATCCAGAGATGATTCCAGGATCTAGTATGGAATTGGATAACGAGGCCTTTACCCGTTTG GTCAGCGTATCAGATGGCACATTGACTGGTGGAGTGCCAAGCATATCAGAGGCTGACTTACAGGTCTCTCGTCACCGGATTTCTGTATTTCTTACTACACACACTGCATATGAGTTACTTCCCCAGTCAGGCAAG GTAGTTGCCTTGGATGTTGATTTACCAGTAAAGCAAGCCTTTCACATTTTGTTTGAACAG GGAATCTCTATGGCTCCTCTTTGGGACTTCTCTAGGGGCCAGTTCGTTGGAGTGCTTAGTGCCTTGGACTTCATATTGATATTGAGAGAG CTCGGAAATAATGGGTCAAATTTGACAGAGGAAGAACTTGATACACACTCCATATCTGCTTGGAAAGAGGGGAAAGCATATCTGGAAAGACAAATAGATGGACATGTGTGGCCTCTACCTAGACATCTCATACAT GCTGGGCCATATGACAACTTGAAAGAGGTTGCTTTGAGAATATTGCAGTATAAGGTGGCTACAGTTCCTGTTATCCACTCATCATCAGAAGACAGTTCATTTCCTCAGCTGCTGCATCTTGCCTCGCTTTCTGGAATACTGAAAT GTATTTGCAGGTACTTTAGACATTGTTCTAGCACCTTGCCTATACTCCAACTACCAATTGGTGCAATACCAGTGGGTTCATGGGTTCCGAGTATTGGAGAGCCTAGTGGGTGCCCCTTGGTGATGTTGAGACCAAGTGCTTCTCTTAGTTCAGCTTTAAACTTGTTAATTCAAG CTCAAGTAAGTTCAATACCAATAGTAGATGAGAATGACTCGTTAGTAGACATATATTGTCGGAG TGACATAACAGCTTTGGCGAAGGACAAAATTTATACTCATATTAATCTTAATGAAATGACTATAAATCAG GCTTTGCAACTGGGGCAAGATGCCTATTCTTCTCATGAGCTGAGAAGTCAAAGATGTCAGATGTGTTTGCGATCTGATACATTGCATAAAGTGATGGAGCGATTGGCAAACCCGG GTGTCAGGCGACTTGTCATTGTAGAGGCTGGCAGTAAACGTGTGGAAGGCATTGTTACATTGAGTGACATTTTCAAATTTCTACTTGGCTAG